A region from the Canis aureus isolate CA01 chromosome 8, VMU_Caureus_v.1.0, whole genome shotgun sequence genome encodes:
- the DNTTIP2 gene encoding deoxynucleotidyltransferase terminal-interacting protein 2 — protein MRARRLFDALPARRNGGRPRWLRASRMVVTRSGRHPPAREATLAEDSPQKTSAAKRIHTHSKGRKECLPVDPTTAESQTTRKQSPASRTPKTRKRKSGTTVSLPEINKPCTDGEISEAESNCSSVSELQDLILRVTRRRQILVACTPVPSVTKRPKITPAHQSPTEENDDSEAESHVSGISRIVVPTLKSTRTRRGKAKSVTDPSQDLHTEAISDAESSNSNISSFSGVATMRTRSMQKKIQAQTEEKDNDVVPENEKHIIKSPINSEDSDTRQATCLLARSVSQINEPNFYNNEIHNDFDDDSYHINSEKKRMVQKRRFNIKEGKQPSVGPLKEITKQNCKNLNEEAKGIVDEEKEINKNNSQLESLSEPQDTGIQGLVSQRHSTPQSNKTTSELSNLNCESIMKSLAQTFAVVEVDRWNEEKESTIKTGDFTEFGNGGSDEEECTVTGISKDGNEGKDVDFEREAKLFKSEFHTSLDKGDSVFLVLSSDESQQSENSENEEDTVCFVENNGQKESLNGESENMSCDNALFVIDTTPGLSTDKHFYLDERDKASEVATEEEKEEEEDEKSEEPSDHDRNEFSDEDDLLNSTKSKLLKLTSSSIDPGMSIKQLGGLYINFNANKLQSNKRTLTQIKEKKKNELLQKAVITPDFEKNYCVPPYSESKHQLQKKRRKERQKTAGDGWFGMKAPELTNELKNDLKALKMRASMDPKRFYKKNDRDGFPKYFQIGTIVDNPADFYHSRIPKKQRKRTIVEELLADSEFRRYNRRKYTEIMAEKAANAAGKKFRKKKKFRN, from the exons ATGAGGGCGAGGCGCCTCTTTGACGCACTTCCGGCGCGCCGGAACGGAGGCAGGCCGAGGTGGCTGCGAGCGAGCAGGATGGTGGTGACCCGGTCGGGGCGGCATCCGCCCGCGAGGGAGGCCACGTTGGCCGAAGACTCCCCACAGAAG ACTTCTGCTGCTAAAAGAATTCACACACATtcaaaaggcaggaaggaatgtCTACCTGTCGACCCAACTACTGCTGAATCACAAACCACTAGGAAACAAAGTCCAGCTTCTAGAACTCCTAAAaccagaaagaggaagagtggAACTACAGTCTCATTACCTGAAATAAACAAACCATGTACTGATGGAGAGATCTCTGAAGCAGAGTCAAATTGTTCTTCTGTGTCTGAGCTGCAGGATCTCATTTTAAGAGTAACTAGGAGACGGCAGATCTTAGTTGCATGCACCCCAGTGCCCAGTGTTACGAAAAGGCCAAAAATAACACCAGCACATCAGTCTCCTACTGAAGAAAACGATGACTCTGAAGCTGAATCACATGTCTCGGGTATTTCTAGAATTGTGGTGCCTACATTAAAATCTACAAGGACCAGAAGAGGTAAGGCTAAATCTGTAACAGATCCAAGCCAAGATTTACATACAGAAGCTATTTCTGATGCTGAATCATCAAACTCAaacatctcttcattttctggaGTTGCAACTATGAGAACGAGAAGTATgcagaagaaaatacaggcaCAAACTGAGGAGAAAGATAATGATGTTGtaccagaaaatgaaaagcatatCATAAAATCACCTATAAATTCAGAGGATTCAGATACCAGACAAGCAACCTGTTTACTAGCAAGATCTGTTTCTCAGATAAATGAGCCAAATTTCTATAATAATGAAATTCATAATGACTTCGATGATGATTCCTACCacataaattcagaaaaaaaacgAATGGTGCAAAAACGCCGTTTTAATATAAAAGAGGGAAAACAGCCCAGTGTTGGACCtctgaaagaaataacaaaacagaATTGTAAGAATTTAAATGAAGAAGCCAAAGGAATAgtagatgaggaaaaagaaataaataagaataattctCAGTTGGAGAGCCTTTCTGAACCTCAGGACACTGGCATTCAGGGGTTAGTTTCTCAAAGGCATTCAACCCCCCAAAGTAACAAAACCACATCAGAACTCTCAAATCTGAACTGTGAATCTATAATGAAATCATTAGCTCAAACATTTGCAGTGGTGGAAGTGGACAGATggaatgaagagaaagagagcaccatAAAAACAGGTGACTTCACAGAATTTGGTAATGGTGGTAGTGATGAAGAAGAGTGCACAGTTACTGGTATCAGCAAAGACGGGAATGAAGGAAAGGATGTAGATTTTGAGCGTGAAGCCAAACTATTCAAGTCTGAGTTCCACACATCCCTGGACAAAGGTGATTCTGTTTTCTTAGTTCTCAGCAGCGATGAAAGCCAACAGTCTGAAAACAGTGAGAATGAAGAGGACACTGTGTGTTTTGTTGAAAATAATGGTCAAAAGGAGTCATTAAATGGAGAATCAGAAAATATGTCATGTGACAATGCATTGTTTGTAATTGACACAACTCCTGGATTGAGTACTGATAAACATTTTTACCTCGATGAGAGAGACAAGGCAAGTGAGGTTGccactgaggaagaaaaagaggaggaagaggatgaaaaAAGTGAAGAACCATCAGACCATGACAGAAATGAGTTTAGTGATGAAGACGACTTACTAAATAGCACAAAGTCTAAGCT TCTGAAGTTGACAAGCAGCAGCATAGACCCTGGTATGAGTATCAAGCAGTTGGGTGGTTTGTATATTAATTTCAATGCAAACAAACTACAGTCGAACAAGAGAACCCTAACACAgatcaaggagaaaaagaaaaatgag cttttgCAGAAAGCCGTCATTACTCCTGATTTTGAAAAAAACTACTGTGTCCCACCATATAGCGAATCAAAGCATCAACTTCAGAAAAAACGCAGA aaagAACGACAGAAAACAGCAGGTGATGGCTGGTTTGGTATGAAAGCTCCAGAATTGACAAATGAACTAAAAAATGATCTCAAAGCACTGAAGATGAGAGCTAGCATGGACCCAAAAAGGTTTTACAAGAAAAATGATAGGGATGGCTTCCCCAAGTACTTTCag ATTGGAACCATTGTTGACAATCCAGCTGACTTCTATCATTCGCGAATTcccaaaaaacaaaggaagagaacTATTGTGGAAGAACTGCTGGCTGATTCTGAGTTTAGAAG gtacAACCGAAGGAAGTATACGGAGATCATGGCTGAAAAAGCAGCAAATGCAGCAGGAAAGAAGTTtcgaaagaagaaaaaatttcgCAATTAA